In the genome of Helicovermis profundi, the window TTTTCTTATATAATTTTAGTAATAAACATTGTGGATTATTCCATTTTTTCTATAGCTTGACTATTTTAAGGAGATTATAACCACATCTGTTACTTGTACAATTAATTAGCTAGTGAACGCATGACGTTTTATTTACAAGATTATTTGAAGTTTCAGATTGTGTGTTTTACCACTTGTTTATAAAATATATAAGGAGGTTTTTTTATGATCTTTGTCGGTATTGATGTAGCTTCTTCTAAGCATGACATCACAATTACTTCAAGTAATGGTGAGGTGCTCACCAAATGTTTTACTATTCAAAATGATTTTGAGGGGTTTAAAAAACTCCGTATGCTAATTCTATCCCATACGGAGTCTATTGATGACATTCGTATAGGAATTGAAGAAACCGGAATATACTCTCAAAATATTTCTAATTTTCTTGCGTTACAAGGCTTTTATGTCTTAATGATTAATCCAGTATTAACAAGTAATAGTCGTAAAGCTCTTTCACCAAGACTGACTAAAACAGATCAAGTTGATGCTTATGCTATATGCAAGTACGTAGAATTTAATCATAAACGTCACAATTCCTATACACCTACATTATACATTTCAAATGAATTAAAGTCACTATCTAGAGCAAGAATTGAAGTTCAAAAAAAACTCAATAAAGCAAAAACTGAGTGGACACGACTACTAGATATTACTTTCCCAGAATTTAGACATCAATTTAATCAACATTCAAACTGGGTTTACAAACTTTTTTCTGATTATCCTACAACTATAAAAATTTCTAATATGCATATTTCAACTCTTGAATCTATTATAAAATGCCGTGGTAATAGATTCGAAATAGCTAAAACAATTAAAACATTATCTAAAAACACAATCGGTAATGTTAATATTACAAATGAAATACTGATTAATTCTACTCTTGAGGACATTTTTCATTACAAACGACAAATGGATAGATTTGAGATAGAAATAAACAAGATTATTGATGCTCATTTTTCTTTCTTACTTAGTATACCTGGTGTTGGACATATTACTGCCGGCCTAATTGTCGGTGAAATCGGTGATATACATCGATTTGATCATCCTAAAAGCCTACTTGCTTTTGCAGGACTTGATCCTACAATATATCAGTCAGGTAACTTTATAGCTAAAAATTCTCATATATCTAAACGTGGATCAAGATATTTACGTACTGCAATATTTACCGCTACTAAAGTAGCTATAATAAATTCTAAAATTAAAGATAACAAATTTAGAGATAAATATTTACTAAAGATCAAAGAAGGTAAACATCATAACTCGGCAATTTGCCATGCTGCAAAAAATATGTCAAATACTATTTACGCGATTATGAAAACTGGTATTGCATTTAATAATTTATTGTAGTTTCATCTAATACAATTTATATTTTCTTTTAGAAGACCTTGTCTTCTTATTAAGTATGCTCAAAATTCTATTTTATCATTTAAAAAAAGCATCATTTATTTCTTGACTTTTGTATAGCTAGCTCCTTTTGATAATATAGTAATAATACAATTTTCTAAAATATTTATAATCTATTTATATAGATTAATAAATCATAGTTAAATTTCTCTATTAATCATCTCTTCGTACGATTGCCTTTTTACAATAATGCGATCTTCACCATTTTTTATCATTACTACTGCAGGAATTGGAAGTTTGTTATAGTTATTTGACATTGAATAGTTATATGCACCTGTGCTTTTAACTACAAGAAGATCACCTTTTTTTACTTGGGGAACTTCTAAATCTTTAATTAATATATCTCCTGATTCACAACATTTTCCAGCTATTGTTACGATTTCATTTTTTTCGATATTTGATTTATTTGCAATTAGTGCTTCATATTTTGCTTGATATAGTGCTGGCCTTGGATTATCAGGCATTCCACCATTAATACCAGCGTAAGTGCTTAAGCCTGGAGCATTTTTAATATTTCCAATTTCATAAATAGTAATCCCCGATTCTCCTACAATCCATCTTCCAGGTTCAATAATAACAAGAGGCATATCTAAATTTTTATCATTAGTTCCAGTTTTTATTAATTCCATAATTGCATCAGTAAAATAAGAAATATTTTTACGATTATTAGAATCAGCATATTTAATTCCAAATCCACCACCAACATTTAATTCTTTTGTAGTAAAATTAAGGTCATTTTTAGCTTTTTGCATTGTGTTTAGTAAAATTGTAGTAGCTTTTAGATGTGAATCATTATTATCTAATTGTGAACCAACGTGAAAATGAAAGCCTGCAAGATTAATGAATTCAGAATCTGTTGCAATTTTAATTGCCTTATACAAAATTTCTTCATTAAGAGATATACCAAATTTTGAATTAATATCGCCTGTAGAAATATAGCTATGAGTATGACTATCAACGCCTGGAGTAATTCTAAAAAGAATTTTAGTGATTTTTGATTTTAATTTACTTAATTCAATAATTTGTTCGAGTTCACTTATATTATCAACTACGATTCTTCCAACATTATTATCTATAGCAAGGGTAAGCTCATCAAGTGATTTGTTATTTCCATGGAAAATTATTTTTTGACTTGGAAAATTTACACTTAATGCTGTAAATAGTTCTCCTCCTGAAACAACATCAAGTCCCAGACCTTCTTTAGCAATTATTCTACACATAGTTTTGGTATTGAAAGCTTTTCCAGCATAAACGGCAAAAGTATTTTCATATTTATTTAAAAAATCTTTTTTTATTTCCTCACATCTTTCAATAATATAATCCTCTGACATAACATATAAAGGTGTACCATATTTTTTTGCAAGATATACGGTATCAACTCCGTAAAAATTATAATTCATTATTAATTGCCTCCTTATAGACGATTATTGATAAAAAAATTAATTTGAACATTTATTAATAAAGCAAATATTATGCCAAAAAAATAAATAAGATTTTATATAAATAAATGTGTATTTTACAAAGGTAAAGGGTTTTAAAATAAAATTACAAAAAAGAAGCAATATATTTTAAAAAAAATAATCCGAAATATCGGATTAAAAATAAGCTTATAATATAAAAAAATAACTTTTAATAGTGTTTTTATATGTGATAGTAAAGAAGTATAGTCAAAAATATCGTAGTCCGGAATTCTGAACAAAATCCAAAATTCCGGACTACGGCAAGAAATGCAATTAAATATATTATTTATCCGATGCCTTAGAGTTCTAATATCCCCACTTCTAAAAAAAGTGGGGGGTAAAGAACTCTAAAAAGGCCCTGGATTATGTTTTCTAAGATTCAGTGGGAGTAAAAACTCCCTCTGAATCTTAGAAATTCATTTATGATTGTAATAAATTTAGAGCAGTCTTAACTTGCATTAATATGCCTGTTTTAATACAATTTTCATCAACGTCAAAATTGTTGTTGTGAAGTGATGTGCTAAGATTTTCTTTTTTGCATCCTAAGTGGAAAAAAGCACCTGGAACTCTATTGGAGAAATATGAAAAATCTTCAACTCCAAGACTAGGAAAGTCTTTAAATACAATATTTTCTTCTCCGATATTTTCGATTGCAGTATTATATAATACTTTAACCACTTCGTCGTTATTGATTAATGGTTCATATCCGTTTTCAATTATTACTTTAGAATCACCACCGAATGCTTTTGCAGTATATTCAGCAATTTCCCTGATTTTTTTATGAGTAAATTCTCTTGTTTTGGAATCTAAAGTTCGAAGAGTTCCACTTAAAATAACTTCATCAGCAATAATATTAGTTTTACTTCCACCATTTATAGTTCCAAAAGATAAAACAGCTGAATTTAGAGGAGATATATTTCTACTAATTAAAGTTTGCATAGATACAATAATATGACTTGCTATAAGGATTGCATCTATAGATGTTTCTGGATAAGCACCATGTCCGCTTTTTCCGCTAACTATTATTTTTATTGTATCTGATGCAGCGTTTAATTTACCATATTTAAGTTCGATTTTACCTGTTTTCAAATATGGCATAACGTGAAGGCCAAGAACGTAATCTACCTTAGGACTTTTAAGACAATTTTCTTCAATCATAGGAAGGGCACCACCAGTGGTTTCTTCAGCAGGTTGAAAAAATAACTTAACATTTCCAGAAAATTTATCTTTAAGATTGTTTAGTATTTTCGCACTTCCAAGAAGTATTGCAGTATGTACATCATGACCACATGCGTGCATTACGTTTTTTGATATTGATTTAAATGGAAGATCAGTTTTTTCTTCTAAAGGAAGCGCATCAATATCCGCTCTAAGTGCAATAGTTTTTTCGCTATTTGATATTCCACTAATAATACCAAGTACACCCGTATTTGCAATAGTTCTATTTTCAATATTATTGCTGTTGAGAAAGTTTACTATTTTTTTATTAGTGTTATATTCTTGATTGCTTAATTCTGGATTCATATGAATAAATCGTCTAATTTCAATGATTTCATCATATATTTCGTCTATCATTTTTTTGATATCCATAAAAACTCCTTTTGATCTATTAAGTTGTTAATATTATATTTTGAGTTAGCGTTTTTTTGATCCTATTCTTTGAAATTAAAATCTATTTAGAGCAAATCATTTTTGATTTTTAATATTTTATTGTTCTTAATATATATTTTAGGTACTCTTTTTGTAAATCTAGATACTATTTCATTTTTATTTGTTTGGCTAAGTAAAGCAATTTCATCAAGGGACATTGAATTATTTGTTCCATCCGAAATTATTATTACATTATCATTTTCATTTAGATTTTTAATATCTGTTAAATCTATCATACATTGATCCATACAAATAACTCCAACTATGGGTGCTTTTTGATTATTTATTGTTACAAATCCTCTTTGGTACATGTTTCTAGGATACCCATCTGCATATCCAAAAGGAAGTGTTCCAATTTTTGAGTTTCGTTTTGCTACCCATCTCATGCCATAACTAATTGATTCTCCTTTTTTTAATTTCTTTACAAAAGATAATTTTGTGTGAAAAGATAAAACTTGTTTAAGATTTAGAATTCCTCTTTCTTCAGATTCTAAACCATATATTAATGCGCCTATTCTAACCATTGACATTTGAAATTCTGGATAAAGAACACTTGATATACTATCGCAAATATGTTTATATTTAAAACTTATATTTTCAAGTTCTAGTCTAGATATTAATAAATTTAATTGATCAAATTGCTTTTGATCACTTTCTTTATTTTTTAAAGCCAAGTGTGAAAATATGCCTATAACATTTAAATTTTTTAATTTACTTATTTCTTTAACTATACTTAAAGTATCTGAGTTTATTTTAATTCCTAATCGATTAAATCCTGTATCAATTTTAATATGAATATTAATAGTTTTATTATGTTTTAGAGATAAATCATTTAAAAGTTTTGCTTGCTCTAAAGTGAAAATTGTGCATTCTAAATCATTTTCAACAATTGCATTTAAATATTCATTTGGAGTATGCCCCATAATTAGTACATTAAAATTTTGATTGTAAGTTTTTAATTCAATTCCTTCAAGTAGTGTAGAAACTAAAAAATAATTTACACCATTATCATATAAGGCATTTGCTATTTCAATGGATCCATGTCCGTATGCATCAGCTTTTAATACAGCAGATAATGTAGTATTTTTGTTTAAAAAGTTCCTTATTTCATTAACATTATGAATTAAATTATCTAAATTTATTTTTAAGTGAGTATGTCTATAAATTTTATTCATTTTTACTCCTCTATAATGGTTTAATATTACTGTTTTCTAAAAATGTTATTGTTTTCTTGCTAGCATCTAGTTCTATATCAACTCCAAATGGTATAGTTGGCTGTGGATAGTTATGTCCAGCTCTAAAGTTTGATATAGTTGGTTTATTATATGGAACAATAATTTCATTAAAAATAAGGTCTAAATTTAAATCCTTTTGAACACCATTTCTAAAATCGGGTTTGCAATTAGAAAATGTACCTAAGATTATTCCTGAACAATCTTTAAATTTGTTTGCAAGTGCTAAAGAAGTTAGCATTCTATCAATTTTATAATTTAGTTCTCCAACTTCTTCGATAAAGAGTATTTTTCCCTTAACGTCGATTTCATAAGGTGAACCTAGCGTTGAAACTAATAGTGATAGATTTCCTCCAATAATTTTACCATTTGAGACACCGTCGACTAAAGTTTCTATTTTTTCATTTTCAGGATTTTCTAATAAATTTAGTGAATCGTAAGAAAATAATGCTTTTTTTAAATACTTTAGGGTATATTCGTCTAAAACACCTAGTAATCCAGCTGCTGCCATAGGTCCATGATAAGTTACCATATTGCATTTTTTTGCAAATGCAATATGAAGTGCTGTTATATCACTATATCCTATAAAAATTTTAGGATTATTTTTTATGATATCGTAGTTTAGAAGTGTGAGTAATCTTGGTGTACCGTATCCACCTTTTAAACATATAATTCCTTTTATTGATGGATCAAGAAAAGCGTCATTAATATCTTTTGCTCTAATTGCATCAATGCCCGAAAAATGTCCATGTTTTTCGTAGCAACTTGGAAATATTACTGGAGACAGTCCTAATTTTTTAATTGCAATTTTTACTTTTTCTATATTTTTTATTTCAGTAGGTGAAGCTGGCGCTATTATTGCAATTTTATCATTAGTTTTTAAAGCGTAAGGTTTATTCATAATAGTTCTCCTTATTTTAGTAATTTTTAATATTTATTATTTAAACTAATAATATAGCATATTTCGTGCCAAATTTCATTTAAATTTCAAATAGAACTATATTAAAAATAATGATATATTAAAAAGAGGGGGTGAAGAAATGAAATATCAATTATTAACAAAAGATTTTTCTGAATTTATGAATGAAGGATTAATTTATATAGATAAAAATGGAATTATAAAAGAATATAATGAAAAAGCAAAAGAACTTATTGGAATAAAGAGAAGTTGTACTAGAAGCCATAGTAAGGGGAAAATTAATAAAAATGATATTGTAATTCTCGCCTATACATCTTTTGGATATGATAAAAATGGCCTTGAAGAAAAAGATCTAAAGAAAATAGGAATTAATCTACCAAATTTAAAAAAAGGGGATACCTTATTAGCCTATGGAAAATATGAATCAGATGAAATAGGAAAGAGTAAAGTAAAAGAATCTGATATTTTAATAGATAATTTTATTATGGATGCTAAAATAGATGGAATTAAAATATCTTCAAAAGTTAATTACCTTAAAAGATTTGTAGAGATAAAAGTTGATAATGAAAAATATAGACATTATTATAACAATTTTTTTAGTCATGTTATTATACTAGATAAAGATAGTAAAGAAATAAAATTTTATCAAGACGGTGGTTATACAGCGTGGAAAGAAGATTTAAAGCAAATTCTAGATGGGAATTTTTATCATGAGAAAAAAAATGGATGCAATGAAATAGAAGTTATAAATAAACATATTTTAGATATTCATGATAAGACTGAGATAATTAACGATTTAATAAATTGCTCTCAAAATGAAATTGTGGGATACAAAGGGAAAAAGAGTAAAATAAACGGAATTGATGCTTTATGTACATTAAAGCAAGTAATGCGTGGAAGTGAAATTATAGGCGCTTTTTTACTTATTAATGATATTAGTAGGCTAAGAAATGCAGAAGTTCAAAAAGAGATGGTATATAAAAAACTTAAATTGGCAAAAGAGGCATTAAAAAATAATAGCGAATATGCAAAATTATTTCCAAAATTAATTGGATCGAGTCAGAGTCTTTTAGAAGTAAAAAGACTTGCCTATAAAGCTAGTAAGTTTCAATCAAATTTATTAATATTAGGTGAAAGCGGAACTGGTAAAAGCATTTTAGCTAGATGTATACATGAAGCGTCTGCTAATCATGATATGCCTTTTATAGAAGTTAATTGTAATTCTATTCCTGAGAGTTTAATGGAAAGTGAGTTATTTGGGTATGAAAAGGGAGCGTTTACTGGTGCAAATCAAAAAGGTAAAAAAGGATATTTTGAAATGGCGAATGGTGGAACTCTTTTTTTAGACGAAATTGGTGATTTTCCTAAAGGTATGCAGGTAAAACTATTACATGTAATTCAAAATAAAAAATTCTTTAAAGTTGGTGGAGATAAAGAAATACAAGTAAATTTAAGAATTATTGTTGCCACAAATAGAAATTTAGAGAAAGATGTAAAAAATGGTATATTTAGAGAAGATTTGTATTATAGAATTAACGTGTTTCCCATACATTTACCTCCTTTAAGAGACAGAATAGTAGATATTTATGAATTAATTGAATTTTTACTTCCAAGAATATGTAATAGAATAGGTACGAATCAGAAACATATTAGTGGAGAAGCTATTAATAAAATTAAGGCTTATCACTGGCCAGGAAATATAAGAGAACTTGAAAATGTCCTTGAAAGAGCTGTTAATTTATGTGAAGATAAAACCATTTTATCAGAACATTTAAAAATCAAAATAACAAAAAAGAATATTGTTAATAGAGAAGAATATTTAAGACCTTTAAAGGAAACTATGAATTCAATTGAGCTTGAAATAATTGAAAACGTATATAATTACACAAATAGAGATAAGAAAAAAACCATGGAAATATTAAAAATAAAAA includes:
- the alr gene encoding alanine racemase, whose translation is MNKIYRHTHLKINLDNLIHNVNEIRNFLNKNTTLSAVLKADAYGHGSIEIANALYDNGVNYFLVSTLLEGIELKTYNQNFNVLIMGHTPNEYLNAIVENDLECTIFTLEQAKLLNDLSLKHNKTINIHIKIDTGFNRLGIKINSDTLSIVKEISKLKNLNVIGIFSHLALKNKESDQKQFDQLNLLISRLELENISFKYKHICDSISSVLYPEFQMSMVRIGALIYGLESEERGILNLKQVLSFHTKLSFVKKLKKGESISYGMRWVAKRNSKIGTLPFGYADGYPRNMYQRGFVTINNQKAPIVGVICMDQCMIDLTDIKNLNENDNVIIISDGTNNSMSLDEIALLSQTNKNEIVSRFTKRVPKIYIKNNKILKIKNDLL
- a CDS encoding M20 metallopeptidase family protein; amino-acid sequence: MDIKKMIDEIYDEIIEIRRFIHMNPELSNQEYNTNKKIVNFLNSNNIENRTIANTGVLGIISGISNSEKTIALRADIDALPLEEKTDLPFKSISKNVMHACGHDVHTAILLGSAKILNNLKDKFSGNVKLFFQPAEETTGGALPMIEENCLKSPKVDYVLGLHVMPYLKTGKIELKYGKLNAASDTIKIIVSGKSGHGAYPETSIDAILIASHIIVSMQTLISRNISPLNSAVLSFGTINGGSKTNIIADEVILSGTLRTLDSKTREFTHKKIREIAEYTAKAFGGDSKVIIENGYEPLINNDEVVKVLYNTAIENIGEENIVFKDFPSLGVEDFSYFSNRVPGAFFHLGCKKENLSTSLHNNNFDVDENCIKTGILMQVKTALNLLQS
- a CDS encoding sigma-54 interaction domain-containing protein, with product MKYQLLTKDFSEFMNEGLIYIDKNGIIKEYNEKAKELIGIKRSCTRSHSKGKINKNDIVILAYTSFGYDKNGLEEKDLKKIGINLPNLKKGDTLLAYGKYESDEIGKSKVKESDILIDNFIMDAKIDGIKISSKVNYLKRFVEIKVDNEKYRHYYNNFFSHVIILDKDSKEIKFYQDGGYTAWKEDLKQILDGNFYHEKKNGCNEIEVINKHILDIHDKTEIINDLINCSQNEIVGYKGKKSKINGIDALCTLKQVMRGSEIIGAFLLINDISRLRNAEVQKEMVYKKLKLAKEALKNNSEYAKLFPKLIGSSQSLLEVKRLAYKASKFQSNLLILGESGTGKSILARCIHEASANHDMPFIEVNCNSIPESLMESELFGYEKGAFTGANQKGKKGYFEMANGGTLFLDEIGDFPKGMQVKLLHVIQNKKFFKVGGDKEIQVNLRIIVATNRNLEKDVKNGIFREDLYYRINVFPIHLPPLRDRIVDIYELIEFLLPRICNRIGTNQKHISGEAINKIKAYHWPGNIRELENVLERAVNLCEDKTILSEHLKIKITKKNIVNREEYLRPLKETMNSIELEIIENVYNYTNRDKKKTMEILKIKKTKLYEKIKELKNN
- the lysA gene encoding diaminopimelate decarboxylase, producing the protein MNYNFYGVDTVYLAKKYGTPLYVMSEDYIIERCEEIKKDFLNKYENTFAVYAGKAFNTKTMCRIIAKEGLGLDVVSGGELFTALSVNFPSQKIIFHGNNKSLDELTLAIDNNVGRIVVDNISELEQIIELSKLKSKITKILFRITPGVDSHTHSYISTGDINSKFGISLNEEILYKAIKIATDSEFINLAGFHFHVGSQLDNNDSHLKATTILLNTMQKAKNDLNFTTKELNVGGGFGIKYADSNNRKNISYFTDAIMELIKTGTNDKNLDMPLVIIEPGRWIVGESGITIYEIGNIKNAPGLSTYAGINGGMPDNPRPALYQAKYEALIANKSNIEKNEIVTIAGKCCESGDILIKDLEVPQVKKGDLLVVKSTGAYNYSMSNNYNKLPIPAVVMIKNGEDRIIVKRQSYEEMINREI
- a CDS encoding S66 peptidase family protein, with the protein product MNKPYALKTNDKIAIIAPASPTEIKNIEKVKIAIKKLGLSPVIFPSCYEKHGHFSGIDAIRAKDINDAFLDPSIKGIICLKGGYGTPRLLTLLNYDIIKNNPKIFIGYSDITALHIAFAKKCNMVTYHGPMAAAGLLGVLDEYTLKYLKKALFSYDSLNLLENPENEKIETLVDGVSNGKIIGGNLSLLVSTLGSPYEIDVKGKILFIEEVGELNYKIDRMLTSLALANKFKDCSGIILGTFSNCKPDFRNGVQKDLNLDLIFNEIIVPYNKPTISNFRAGHNYPQPTIPFGVDIELDASKKTITFLENSNIKPL
- a CDS encoding IS110 family transposase, whose product is MIFVGIDVASSKHDITITSSNGEVLTKCFTIQNDFEGFKKLRMLILSHTESIDDIRIGIEETGIYSQNISNFLALQGFYVLMINPVLTSNSRKALSPRLTKTDQVDAYAICKYVEFNHKRHNSYTPTLYISNELKSLSRARIEVQKKLNKAKTEWTRLLDITFPEFRHQFNQHSNWVYKLFSDYPTTIKISNMHISTLESIIKCRGNRFEIAKTIKTLSKNTIGNVNITNEILINSTLEDIFHYKRQMDRFEIEINKIIDAHFSFLLSIPGVGHITAGLIVGEIGDIHRFDHPKSLLAFAGLDPTIYQSGNFIAKNSHISKRGSRYLRTAIFTATKVAIINSKIKDNKFRDKYLLKIKEGKHHNSAICHAAKNMSNTIYAIMKTGIAFNNLL